In Juglans regia cultivar Chandler chromosome 13, Walnut 2.0, whole genome shotgun sequence, the DNA window TACCCCAAAGCTATAGACATCACACTTCTCATTTATCTTGTATGCATATGCACATTCTTCACCAAcaaagtaaaaggaaaataatcaattatcaAATGACAAATCAGCAGTGCAATTAATGCTAGAACTACATTGTTTCTGGTAATTTCCAATTCTAGTAGTCGTCATCCTAAGCTGACCAATTAAGTTTGAATCCACTTGCATTTcatgaaacaaaataagaataatggaAAAGGAACTTACCAGGAGCAATGTATCCGAGTGTCCCAGCAACAACATGGGTCCAATCCCCCCCACCAGGATGCACAATCTTAGCTAAACCAAAATCAGCTATCCTTGGCTTCCAATCCCCATCCAGCAAAATGTTACTTGATTTCACATCGCGGTGTATCACTGGTCTATCATACCCATGGTGCAGATACTCCAATCCCCTAGCAGCCCCTAATGCAATCTCATACCTAACCTTCCATCCTATCTCAATCTTCCTGCAAGCATGCAGCCTATCCCACAAGCTCCCATTCGGTAAGTACTCGTAAACCAACAGATTACTATCCTCACTTGTGATGCTGCAGTAGAGCTTCACCAAGTTCACGTGCCTCAATGAGCTCAATGTGGCCACCTCAGCTTCATACTCTGCTGACCGGAAAATCCTTTTTCTCAGCATAGCTGAGCTGCTCTGGCAATTTTTCTGGTCACCTGGATCGGACATCCAAATGTGCTTTACGGCAAGTTCCTTACCATCAGATAATACTACCTTGTACACATTCCCTGAGCCTCCTTTCCCAAtcagattttccttttttatggcATCAGTGATTTCATTCTCTACAAAGCCTATTACTCTATACGGCTTCATATCCCAATAATTCGACTTCAACGGACGATCAAGGATATTATTATATCTTAGCTTAACATATAGGAAACATGTTAGCGAAACAAGCAGAATCAAAGCTCCGGCAATAAAACAGGAAATCAGAGTCCGGAGATGATGGCTCGTTGTTCTGGAACCCGATGAACATGGCCTTAAATGCTTGAAATTCGGACTGCATAAGCCTGGATTTCCATCGAAGCTGTCACTGAAGACTTCGATGGACAGAGCCTCAGGTATTTGGCCGATCAACTGGTTGTTTGACAGGTCAAGAAGGCTTAGTTTTGGTGAAGACAAACTGGTAGGAATTTCACCAGAAAGGTTGTTATTGGACAAATTCAAGGAGTTGAGAGTAAGCAAAGATCCAAGACCTGCTGGAATGTTGCCTGAAAGTGAATTTCCAGAGAGGTTTATGTCGGTGAGGGAAACACATGAGCCTAACGAATCTGGTATAGAGCCAGAAAACTTGTTTCCATCTAGATGTAGACTGTTTAGATTCTTCAACCCACCAATTGTTGCTGGGATCTGACCAGAAAATTGATTAGAACTCAGCTGAATTGAGACTAAAGCCGAGGTTTCGGAAATCGCCAAAGGCAATTCACCAGAGAAGCGATTGTTTGAGAGAAATAATTGCGCAAGAGATTTTGCTTTATCAATATTGGATGCCACCGGACCTTCGAAACTGTTCATAGAAACATCAAGTATGGATAAGTTGGGCAAGCCCCATATCCCTGCCGGAACAACACCCGAAAGAGAATTGTTTGCCACCCGTATTCGAATCAAAGACGAGCAATTCGCATAGTTTTCTGGGATTCCACCGGTGAAACTGTTCTGTAACACAAGCAGTTTAATCATTTTACCATTCTGGCACATGTTAGGCGGTATAGGACCGCTCAAGAAATTCTCCGAAACATCAATGTAATAGAAGTCTGACCACGAGCCGAGCTTTTGAGGAAGAGAACCGGTAAACTTGTTACTGTAGAGCGACAACTTCACGAGTTTCTTGAACTCCCCAAGCTCTTTTGGAACCTCCCCTGTGAACTGGTTCTCAAAGAGTTGTAAAGCAGAAAGCCCTGTCAAGAATCTCACCTCCGAAATATTGCCTTGGAGGTTGTTATGACCCACATCAAAATTTACAAGACTCGTAAGATTTCCTAATCCAACCGGCAGTTTTCCGGTCAATAAGTTATAGTAAAGTTCAAGTTGCCAAAGATTCTTGAGCTTTAGAATATCCGTCGGGATTTCGCCGGACAATTGGTTCCAGGAAAGCTCAATATTTATGAGTTGAGTAAGGTTTCCTAGGCCCTTCGGAATTAGTCCTTCGAGGCTGCAGTTTGAGAGGTAAAGCCAGTACAATTTCTCAAGCTTCAAGACTTCCACAGGAAAGGGACTTGGTTCAAAGATATTGTCACCCAGGCTTAAGAAAGCGAGACTCGTAAGATTTTCCAGTGATCTCCATGGAAATGGCCCAGAAAACCCGTTTTTGGTTAAATTCAAGAAATTCAATAAGCCTAAAGAAGACAAGTCAGGAACTTGTccagaaaatgaattgtaaCCCAAGTCCAAATGTTGCAAACTAGTGCAATTTTTCAAGTCATGAGTGATGGTACCGTACAAGAAATTGGACCCGAGAGAGAGTTTCTCTAACGACTGAAGCGAGCATATTGAATCAAATGGAAGATTCCCATGTAAATTTTGTCGGGAGAGATTGATTTCCGTGACAAGCCCATCGGAGTTGCATAGAATTCCAGTGAAGTTGCAAGCGGAGTTACCTTGTGTCCAGGAACTGAAAACATTGGTATTTGACTTTTGGAGAGCAGACTTGAATTCGAGAAGTGGCTGAAGCTCATCTGATTTGGAGAAAGATATCAGGCTCAAAAACATTAGAAATACGAGCACTACTGGAGGCGGCCGCTGCTGCAAACATTGGTTGGCCGACATGCCGGTGAAGTGTGAGGGTGGTGGAGGTGgttttttgttcttgttctgGTTCTAGTCTTGGTTTTGGTCAGTGTAGCAGCAAGTGGTATAGGGAAACGTAGGACTTGGGAGTCGGAGAGTTGATTAGCATAGCATGATAATTGGTGCCTAAAGCTGGAAGTTCTAAACTTCTACGCGTGAACAAGAGCAGGGAGATGAGAACTCTGGTACGCAAAGTTTCGTAGCCcactttttttatatgtatagtAGTATTTTTCTGTGAATCTTCAATCTAGCCTAACATCTTTGACTTCTTCAACTGTCTTGTCTGTCTGCCTTGTGAAGGAAAGTAAACGAGGTTGAGTAAAGCATGGAAGACCAAAGCCACAAAGTTTGACCGACTTCTCCGTGGCCGCCACGTGTAACAAACCCTGGTGATTACGTGGTAGTAAAAAATACTTTCCTCCTACCACCTActactctctttattttctttaattttattatttttatttttatttaataattaaaaaaataactattaataaaatagtatatttttttaatttttttaatgattaagcatattaaaacaatatttaaaaaaaataaaaatttcaaataaacaggtgataaaaattaataaatctatCTTTATCCTTCTCGGTGTGTATGTTTTTCAACgtgtaaaatactaaaattggGCGATTGGTTATGTAGTCAACCTTGGACCAGCTTGATCAGACTCCGGCACCCAGGTGTGTGATAGCATAACAGAGAAATTCAGGAAAAGAGGAAGAACGAGACTTCCAATGAAAGTCATAGATCCACCACATATCAATCGGCATTGCCTTTGCTTGGATGCTAATCAGAGACAGATGGGTGCATGCTTGACCAAGCAAATTGCTACTATATTCATATATCTCAAGCAAATGAGCCATGCATGGGAAGTGGGAAATCTCgaagtgaaaaagaaatgagaacaTCACTATCATTAGATATTTCCGGGAAGGCAAATGTGATTATGACGTTCTGGGGTTGGGTGGTAGGCAAACGGGAATAGAAACATAAAAGGGATTGATTAGGTTCTTGATATTGGAATCTCCATTCTCCACCTTGTGAATGACTGATGCCACCTACTTTCATAAAAGGGTTGTCGATGCCAAataaatctatatttatatgatttaattctaaaataaaaaataatttttatcatgtacACATGatagtaatgctactcatcatttcataatgtgacattaaatgatagattcataaatgagatagaataaatatcacattatgagatgataagaggatgataaaaaaatagatgatgaatagattttttcaaacttctaaaagtTCTACCCCATCACACCTCTCTTGAGAGCACGGCCCCATGACCTAGTAAGTCGAGTCGACAAGTGGCATATTTCATGCACAATAATTCGATATGTATTTCGCATTTCGTTTTCCAGGACTAAAGTGAATTTTCTGATCTAACAAAAAGATAGTACAAGTCATAGTCAAATTCTGGTAACTTGGGAGTTCCTAGTCCTTACCAGCCCAGGGAACTATGTCGATGCAGTGCACTTCGTCTAAACATCCAGCCTAGAGTCAAAGCTGGACCTAATTTGTGGGCCAATGGCCCAACTGTCCGAGAGTGAAATCCCCGACTCCGAGAGAGGAGAGGTAAAAAAGCATGTGGGTGTCGCGACTAGCGCGAATTGGAAATCCAAGGTCAATTAAATACGCATTATCCTTGAACACCATCTTCAGCATGTGGAAGTGACCTAGGAGTGCGGTAGAGTGGTCGGAGATAGAGGTGGAGACGTAAGATGTGGCAGAGGATGTCGGGAAGCCATTGTACAGTGTGTGCATTTATTAGTAAGACAACGAATAAGGTGGgtgggaaggggaaggggaaggggaagtgGATTGCTCAACATAACGTTGGAAGTAAATTTAGAAGGGTCTCTCACGGTCTCACCCCCTTCAtagatcaaattaaaaaaactttcatATTGCAACAATTTTTACAGTTTTGACTTCTCGTCTATTCTACCTCATCacgttatataaatatatatatatatatattaaaaaaaaaaatcaaggctTTCATCTTTACACTTCCTTCCGGTaacacaaacaaaattaaacCCCCACCTTAAATTTACAAGGTGAAAGGGTCGGGAGGAGGATGAACTATAGGGGTCTTTGACATCGTCACATTCCCCACAACCAGATTTGGTGCCATAGTGTCCTCCACAAGTACAGGGTTAACTTGTGTGATTTTCTCCGGTACAACCTTCTCACCATCCACCTTTGCCAgaacctcaaaatgcattttcaCTCTCTCCGGCTTCGTCCTCCATGCAGGGAAATCCACCAAATCAAACCCATCTCCTTCTTTCAACTTCTTCTCAACCCCAAAACCTATCTTTAGAAACGTCTGAGCTGACACGTCTGCCTTCAACAGCCTGAAGGAACCTTTCTTGTGGGCCTTGGGACCCAGCACAGAAGAGAGCAATGCCTCAAAACCAAGCAAGTTTGAGTTTGAGCCATTGACAGAAGCAAGAGGCCACATAGTCGTAAAATGACTTGGAGTGAGAAGGGTGGCTTCTTCTTCAAGATCAATAGTGGAAAGGGCCTTTGACGGTGAGGATAACTCCACAAGCCCTGGCGCAAGGCGCTTGAGCTTGAGCCTGTTAGTGGAAGAGGACGAAGATGAGGCAGGGCTTGTAAGTGAGGTAGGACCAACAATGCGAAGGGAAAGGAGCGGAGCACCTTGAGCACGAGAAGCATGGCGGAGCCGTTCCGCCAAGGTTAGAAGACCAGAGGCAAATCCATTTTGGGTTCGGTTTAATGGGAGTGGGAGATCAAGTGGGTGACGTAGGCTTACTGACCTAGCACCCTTGACAGTAACAACTGCACCATCCGCTAAAACAACTTTCTTCAAGACACCGGCATCCACATCATGCTGCAGAAATAAATCAACAAGAAGATCAATGGTGCATTTCCAAAAATTGTGTCCTGTGTAAtagggctatgcctatttctctCATCAATCAAGTTCTTACTTTCCGATCAAAATACAACATTTCCAAAGATTGTGTCAGATGACTTCTTACAGATCCTAAAATGAACTCAGATATTTTTCATGAATACGCAAGtatgttttcctttttatcctttatttatcattcaatgtcatctgaaaagtAGGATATTACATTTTCCATCTTAGATATAAGATATTACAGTCCCCTAGATATTACATCCATAAGATCCCAGTTcccaataatatatatgacgCACACTGCAGCAAAGCCATAAATAATGAAGAGAATATGAACCAAAATGAATTTCCATTATTTGACAGAGGAATTTTAAAGGCTATTCATGCAATGGAAATTTATTTTCTCACATGCAGGATTGAATAAAAGTTCAGAAGTCCATTCAGACCCTTAAAAATCAGAGATGCACATTTGATATATGGCCGACAGGTACGAATTTATAAACACCATAGAACACCAGTTGTTTCACATCCCTTCTATACCAACTTGCAGGAATCAAAATGTGTTGAAACTTCGGTCAAGCATTTGATCTACATTCTTTCCCTATTCAAAACTCCAAAAATGACTAGAGATGTTCTCGCAAACCCCATTCATCCATATTGTGCTCCATGATTCATTGGAATATCTCAAGGCTGAACAGAAATTGCAAAAATATaacactactttttttttttaataggtatgCAATAATATAGCACAACTTCccataataaaactaaaactcTCGAATTTATTGAAGTCCAACCAACATACTCTAGCCTATGCCCCAAATGacagatcaatttttttttttttttgatcggtaaacaaaattttattgatcttaTGACAGATCATACCGCAAAAACAATACAAATCGACATAAAAATGCAAATAGAAAAACTAACTCACCGGCAGCGAGAGGCGCATATCTTTGGCGTCCTGAATCCAGAGCTCCATGGGTCCAGCCAATTGAAACGGAGCGAGAACCGGCAACCCGGGATCCGATTTCCCCCTCTCAACCAGCCCGTTCTGGTCGGCAACAGGTCGGCCCGGCTCCTCCACCCGGAAGATCGGCAAATCCACGTACTCCCAGCGGTTCACATCCTCCAAAAGCTTGAAGGGGAGGACCTTATTGTCGACCTCCACGTCGAATTCGTACGCCACCGAATGCCCCACCTGGGCATCCCTCAGATCGAACCCGGAAACCTTAAAATCATCCGCTTGAAACCCTAGTCCCTTAACGATCGCTTCCTTCAAGTCCTACAAGGATTTGgaataaacaaacaaatgaatataattcttttttttttttaaaaacaactcATTTCTGTAGGGGGGTGTTTCACTTACAGCGATTGCTTTAGGGTAGGGAACATTGAAATCCGGCGAGGCATGCAGAGCCGAGGACGACGAAATTGGGATGGTAAGTGGGATGgtaaggaggaagaagaggactGATAGGAAAGCGAGGGATTTAGAGCCCATCGGAGAGATCGATCGGATTGAGATTCTCGAAGACACCGGAGGCTTTTTCCAGTTGCGAATTATAGCATAGCATGTATATGGTTTTACGTTTAGGAAAAGttttgacaataaataaataaataaaattaagaaggGCAATAACGGGAGGCCAGTGATGGTTCTGGAAGAAGGGTGGAGGTTTGGGGTGGTGACGTGGTCCAATGGGAAGGGAGGAAGTGATGCGAGAGAGGAACGTGATTGGTCGGGATTTGTTGGTCGGGATTTGTTGGCGGGAGGAAGTTATTTTTGTGATGTGCGATGAAGATCGGTTAGATGACGTGGTAGTTAACGAACTAGCCATAGGAGGCCGGTGAGGGAGGACCATTGAGAAAATGTAAAACCACGCCGTTTGATGGGTTAGATTGATTTGTGTACGAAACAAGgccataaaaatttgaaaggagGAAAATGGCGTCGCCCGGGTTCGAACCGGAGACCTTCAGTGTGTTAGACTGACGTGATAACCAACTACACCACGACACCGTTTGTGTGATTGTTAAAAGCTATATTTATTTCACGTTATTTAACTAATGCCTCAAGGCCCGTATGGCTGTAGATGGGCCTTAAGGTCACTTCCTCTTAGGCTCGATATCTGATTTTCAGGCTCATAATATGGGCCTCTCCAGTCACTCCTTCTGAGGCTCGATTTCTAACTGTCAGGCCCACATATAAACATTCCTctcattcagaaaatatttgttaaaattacaataGCATTGCATTGGTGTTAATATTTATTAGCATCGATGATTTATTCCCACTTTcaaagtattttcttttatagaaatatcattatcttcatgaatttgatcatctaTAACACACtaattgatgtgatatatttttaaaataacttctataaaaaaaactaattaaaatgcaTAATATCAATTAGTGTTAACTTCTTAGCTCTAAACATACTATAAATTTGTCCAAACATTTTGGCAGATTTCTATTCCCtatcctattttttattttttccctctaATCTAACATTGAAGGGGAACAAGTGTGCAAAATAATAGACATTGAATTATAGAAATGATATAGTCACAAGCTAtgtaacgtatcatatcaaaccatgtcagtttgtgaatttacttttgatGGGATCTcttgtagcatttttcatttttattcctttcgGATGTTCAAGTTTCATGCcttttcaacaattttatactttacaataaaataattttataatatgacgaatcacatcaaaccacgtcaatttgtatgattatttttatgtaatctctttgtgattaGAGCATTTCCCAtataatatatgtgtgtatatttatGACATCCTGTTTGAAAGACCAAGCGAACAGTTCTCCCAAGTAGAGCCATGAAAATCAACACGCTTCCAGCTTTCCCCCACTGAGTTTGCCGGTGATTTGTCATGCAATCatacagaaaaattaaattatttgaaaaccAGCTAAGGAAAGCTTGATGATCATTAAGGTCCACAATTAATATTCCTCAACGGAACAGAACACATGACCAATTATGTCCAGTACTCCAAGAAAACTGGAAATTAAGGTTGATAGTACTAAATTAATGAAGATTCTTGATTTGAAAACCCATTTTAGTTGCTTCCTGAATCAGTAATGAATACTATACC includes these proteins:
- the LOC109008705 gene encoding receptor-like protein kinase 7, whose translation is MSANQCLQQRPPPVVLVFLMFLSLISFSKSDELQPLLEFKSALQKSNTNVFSSWTQGNSACNFTGILCNSDGLVTEINLSRQNLHGNLPFDSICSLQSLEKLSLGSNFLYGTITHDLKNCTSLQHLDLGYNSFSGQVPDLSSLGLLNFLNLTKNGFSGPFPWRSLENLTSLAFLSLGDNIFEPSPFPVEVLKLEKLYWLYLSNCSLEGLIPKGLGNLTQLINIELSWNQLSGEIPTDILKLKNLWQLELYYNLLTGKLPVGLGNLTSLVNFDVGHNNLQGNISEVRFLTGLSALQLFENQFTGEVPKELGEFKKLVKLSLYSNKFTGSLPQKLGSWSDFYYIDVSENFLSGPIPPNMCQNGKMIKLLVLQNSFTGGIPENYANCSSLIRIRVANNSLSGVVPAGIWGLPNLSILDVSMNSFEGPVASNIDKAKSLAQLFLSNNRFSGELPLAISETSALVSIQLSSNQFSGQIPATIGGLKNLNSLHLDGNKFSGSIPDSLGSCVSLTDINLSGNSLSGNIPAGLGSLLTLNSLNLSNNNLSGEIPTSLSSPKLSLLDLSNNQLIGQIPEALSIEVFSDSFDGNPGLCSPNFKHLRPCSSGSRTTSHHLRTLISCFIAGALILLVSLTCFLYVKLRYNNILDRPLKSNYWDMKPYRVIGFVENEITDAIKKENLIGKGGSGNVYKVVLSDGKELAVKHIWMSDPGDQKNCQSSSAMLRKRIFRSAEYEAEVATLSSLRHVNLVKLYCSITSEDSNLLVYEYLPNGSLWDRLHACRKIEIGWKVRYEIALGAARGLEYLHHGYDRPVIHRDVKSSNILLDGDWKPRIADFGLAKIVHPGGGDWTHVVAGTLGYIAPECAYAYKINEKCDVYSFGVVLMELVTGKRPIEQEFGESRDIVCWVYSQMNSKESLLYLLDSTISEDLKEDAIKVLRIAIHCTARLPSLRPSMRMVVQMLEEAEPYKPTNIIVNKECQDSSDERWKNISRTRALELES
- the LOC109022253 gene encoding uncharacterized protein LOC109022253; protein product: MGSKSLAFLSVLFFLLTIPLTIPISSSSALHASPDFNVPYPKAIADLKEAIVKGLGFQADDFKVSGFDLRDAQVGHSVAYEFDVEVDNKVLPFKLLEDVNRWEYVDLPIFRVEEPGRPVADQNGLVERGKSDPGLPVLAPFQLAGPMELWIQDAKDMRLSLPHDVDAGVLKKVVLADGAVVTVKGARSVSLRHPLDLPLPLNRTQNGFASGLLTLAERLRHASRAQGAPLLSLRIVGPTSLTSPASSSSSSTNRLKLKRLAPGLVELSSPSKALSTIDLEEEATLLTPSHFTTMWPLASVNGSNSNLLGFEALLSSVLGPKAHKKGSFRLLKADVSAQTFLKIGFGVEKKLKEGDGFDLVDFPAWRTKPERVKMHFEVLAKVDGEKVVPEKITQVNPVLVEDTMAPNLVVGNVTMSKTPIVHPPPDPFTL